A region from the Oncorhynchus keta strain PuntledgeMale-10-30-2019 chromosome 5, Oket_V2, whole genome shotgun sequence genome encodes:
- the LOC118384754 gene encoding testis-expressed protein 33 gives MTSTGQSETTVGDMPQVRVLACPEVPSLFLPHYTDTESAFVPPHCSYHSLGHCLRTNIFPGAPLVWKSLVIDSYIVHPLPAPPTDPQCWYGRRTDDMVKWTERNIVNQKLNKTLKAMENKGSK, from the exons ATGACCTCCACCGGCCAGTCGGAGACAACAGTTGGAGACATGCCGCAG GTGAGAGTTTTAGCATGCCCCGAggttccttctctctttctgcctcacTATACTGACACAGAGTCAGCCTTCGTCCCTCCCCACTGCTCCTACCACAGCCTGGGACACTGTCTGCGCACCAACATATTTCCAG GAGCTCCTCTGGTGTGGAAGTCCCTGGTAATAGACTCATACATTGTTCACCCCTTGCCTGCCCCTCCTACAGACCCCCAGTGTTGGTACGGCCGCAGGACTGATGACATGG TGAAATGGACGGAAAGAAACATTGTGAATCAGAAGTTGAACAAGACGCTAAAGGCAATGGAGAACAAAGGGTCTAAATGA
- the LOC118384377 gene encoding SUMO-conjugating enzyme UBC9-like, whose protein sequence is MSGIALSRLSQERKAWRKDHPFGFVAVPTKNPDGTMNLMNWECAIPGKKGTLWEGGQYKLRMLFKDDYPSSPPKCKFEPPIFHPNVYPSGTVCLSILEEEKDWRPAITIKQILLGIQELLNEPNIQDPAQAEAYTIYCQNRMDYEKRVRAQAKKFAPT, encoded by the exons ATGTCTGGTATCGCTCTTAGTAGACTGTCACAGGAGCGCAAAGCATGGAGGAAAGACCACCCATTT ggttttGTTGCTGTGCCTACCAAAAATCCTGATGGCACTATGAACCTTATGAACTGGGAATGCGCCATTCCAGGGAAGAAGGGG ACACTGTGGGAGGGAGGCCAATACAAACTCAGAATGCTGTTCAAAGATGACTATCCTTCCTCGCCGCCAAAAT GCAAGTTTGAGCCGCCCATTTTCCACCCCAATGTCTACCCATCTGGCACGGTGTGTCTTTCCAtcctggaggaggagaaggactgGAGGCCAGCCATCACCATCaaacag ATCCTGTTGGGTATCCAAGAGCTACTCAATGAACCCAACATCCAAGACCCAGCACAAGCAGAAGCCTACACAATTTACTG TCAGAACAGAATGGACTATGAGAAGAGGGTGAGGGCGCAGGCCAAGAAGTTTGCCCCCACATAA
- the il2rb gene encoding interleukin-2 receptor subunit beta isoform X1 has product MMWSMLHLLFLLSVPPGFTHNLQGLFCVNDYINNITCVWNSSAVDPDVACQLLGTKENFNNLFNSSCDLKPLDRPVQGHSLRGCSIVFEGHYFSSAEHLPSIKVECDGSEAAKLIRYKPIHHIKMHPPGSPVIVNGTNVTWSAGSPLSMKIHEYEFQVKVKREDQLWGEAQSLTRLKHEQWIELDVEESGIHHIRLRVKPTQPPSSHWSEWSTTASWTSEDEVSPTFGTFDAMPRTKTLHLLYVESLDLTLWLVLSGAFFTLIVVMLLVFYKTHTNNRKHQYVPDPAKYFQPLNSVHGGNFQKWLSPLFAPESFITAQPCEDISPAEVSGTEVWDVTDSTSSTTAAFLLHSDPNTPSDGWNSSGQSSCFSNIGYFYTKYPSSLFIESCPVYFTYQGDHSSLSTTSSSYERLERLGRLQSQPLSPDSGFGMESVEGEDQVEEEGKKDKERNVVPVAPLVLPVSLPARIPPGPHHPLSLPQIPIHNPESNSAMASSGSYNAWPVEAALGRSSSMTVEPSCIGYLTIKELQNTYSNKSI; this is encoded by the exons ATGATGTGGTCCATGCTTCACCTGCTGTTcctgctctctgtcccaccaGGCTTCACTCACAACCTCCAAG GACTGTTTTGTGTGAATGactacatcaacaacatcacatGTGTGTGGAACAGCTCGGCAGTAGATCCAGACGTGGCCTGCCAGCTCCTCGGTACAAAAGAGAACTTTAACAATCTTTT CAATAGTAGTTGCGATCTCAAACCCTTGGATAGGCCGGTGCAAGGTCATTCTCTCAGAGGCTGCAGTATTGTCTTTGAGGGCCAT TATTTCAGTTCAGCCGAGCACCTCCCCAGCATTAAGGTGGAGTGTGACGGGTCTGAGGCGGCAAAGCTCATAAGATACAAACCTATCCACCACA TTAAGATGCATCCTCCTGGTAGTCCGGTCATCGTCAATGGGACGAATGTCACCTGGAGTGCTGGTAGTCCGCTATCTATGAAGATCCATGAATATGAGTTCCAGGTCAAGGTGAAGAGGGAAGACCAGCTATGGGGG gaggccCAGAGTTTGACCAGACTAAAGCATGAACAGTGGATAGagctggatgtggaggagagTGGGATTCATCACATCAGGTTGAGAGTCAAGCCGACCCAACCCCCCTCTAGCCACTGGAGTGAGTGGAGCACCACTGCCTCCTGGACATCAGAGGACGAGGTCTCGCCAACCTTTGGTACATTTGATGCCATGCCACGAACTAAAACCTTACATCTACTATATG TGGAGTCCCTGGACCTAACTTTGTGGCTGGTGTTGAGTGGTGCGTTTTTCACGCTCATCGTTGTCATGTTGCTGGTCTTCTACAAAACTCATACAAACAATAG GAAACACCAGTATGTGCCTGATCCCGCCAAGTACTTCCAGCCACTTAACTCTGTCCACGGTGGAAACTTTCAG AAATGGCTGAGCCCCTTGTTTGCTCCAGAGTCCTTCATCACTGCCCAGCCCTGCGAGGACATCTCCCCTGCGGAGGTTTCTGGAACAGAAGTCTGGGACGTCACCGATTCCACCAGCTCCACCACTGCGGCCTTTCTCCTACACTCTGACCCCAACACTCCCTCTGATGGCTGGAACAGCAGCGGCCAGTCCTCCTGCTTCTCCAACATCGGCTACTTCTACACCAAATACCCCAGCAGCCTCTTCATCGAGTCTTGCCCCGTCTACTTCACCTACCAGGGGGACCACAGCTCTCTCTCCACCACATCCTCCTCCTATGAGCGCCTGGAGCGTCTCGGTCGGCTGCAGAGCCAGCCCCTGAGCCCAGACTCTGGTTTCGGCATGGAGAGCGTAGAGGGGGAGGACCAGGTGgaagaggaaggaaagaaggataaggagaggaatgTGGTTCCAGTTGCCCCTCTTGTCTTACCAGTCTCCCTGCCTGCTCGGATCCCCCCAGGCCCTCACCATCCCCTGAGTCTCCCCCAAATCCCCATTCATAATCCTGAGTCAAACTCTGCCATGGCGTCTAGCGGCAGTTACAATGCCTGGCCAGTAGAGGCTGCTCTAGGCAGATCCTCCTCAATGACAGTGGAACCCAGTTGTATTGGCTATTTGACCATTAAAGAGCTGCAGAATACCTACAGCAACAAGTCTATTTGA
- the il2rb gene encoding interleukin-2 receptor subunit beta isoform X2 produces MMWSMLHLLFLLSVPPGFTHNLQGLFCVNDYINNITCVWNSSAVDPDVACQLLGTKENFNNLFNSSCDLKPLDRPVQGHSLRGCSIVFEGHYFSSAEHLPSIKVECDGSEAAKLIRYKPIHHIKMHPPGSPVIVNGTNVTWSAGSPLSMKIHEYEFQVKVKREDQLWGEAQSLTRLKHEQWIELDVEESGIHHIRLRVKPTQPPSSHWSEWSTTASWTSEDEVSPTFVESLDLTLWLVLSGAFFTLIVVMLLVFYKTHTNNRKHQYVPDPAKYFQPLNSVHGGNFQKWLSPLFAPESFITAQPCEDISPAEVSGTEVWDVTDSTSSTTAAFLLHSDPNTPSDGWNSSGQSSCFSNIGYFYTKYPSSLFIESCPVYFTYQGDHSSLSTTSSSYERLERLGRLQSQPLSPDSGFGMESVEGEDQVEEEGKKDKERNVVPVAPLVLPVSLPARIPPGPHHPLSLPQIPIHNPESNSAMASSGSYNAWPVEAALGRSSSMTVEPSCIGYLTIKELQNTYSNKSI; encoded by the exons ATGATGTGGTCCATGCTTCACCTGCTGTTcctgctctctgtcccaccaGGCTTCACTCACAACCTCCAAG GACTGTTTTGTGTGAATGactacatcaacaacatcacatGTGTGTGGAACAGCTCGGCAGTAGATCCAGACGTGGCCTGCCAGCTCCTCGGTACAAAAGAGAACTTTAACAATCTTTT CAATAGTAGTTGCGATCTCAAACCCTTGGATAGGCCGGTGCAAGGTCATTCTCTCAGAGGCTGCAGTATTGTCTTTGAGGGCCAT TATTTCAGTTCAGCCGAGCACCTCCCCAGCATTAAGGTGGAGTGTGACGGGTCTGAGGCGGCAAAGCTCATAAGATACAAACCTATCCACCACA TTAAGATGCATCCTCCTGGTAGTCCGGTCATCGTCAATGGGACGAATGTCACCTGGAGTGCTGGTAGTCCGCTATCTATGAAGATCCATGAATATGAGTTCCAGGTCAAGGTGAAGAGGGAAGACCAGCTATGGGGG gaggccCAGAGTTTGACCAGACTAAAGCATGAACAGTGGATAGagctggatgtggaggagagTGGGATTCATCACATCAGGTTGAGAGTCAAGCCGACCCAACCCCCCTCTAGCCACTGGAGTGAGTGGAGCACCACTGCCTCCTGGACATCAGAGGACGAGGTCTCGCCAACCTTTG TGGAGTCCCTGGACCTAACTTTGTGGCTGGTGTTGAGTGGTGCGTTTTTCACGCTCATCGTTGTCATGTTGCTGGTCTTCTACAAAACTCATACAAACAATAG GAAACACCAGTATGTGCCTGATCCCGCCAAGTACTTCCAGCCACTTAACTCTGTCCACGGTGGAAACTTTCAG AAATGGCTGAGCCCCTTGTTTGCTCCAGAGTCCTTCATCACTGCCCAGCCCTGCGAGGACATCTCCCCTGCGGAGGTTTCTGGAACAGAAGTCTGGGACGTCACCGATTCCACCAGCTCCACCACTGCGGCCTTTCTCCTACACTCTGACCCCAACACTCCCTCTGATGGCTGGAACAGCAGCGGCCAGTCCTCCTGCTTCTCCAACATCGGCTACTTCTACACCAAATACCCCAGCAGCCTCTTCATCGAGTCTTGCCCCGTCTACTTCACCTACCAGGGGGACCACAGCTCTCTCTCCACCACATCCTCCTCCTATGAGCGCCTGGAGCGTCTCGGTCGGCTGCAGAGCCAGCCCCTGAGCCCAGACTCTGGTTTCGGCATGGAGAGCGTAGAGGGGGAGGACCAGGTGgaagaggaaggaaagaaggataaggagaggaatgTGGTTCCAGTTGCCCCTCTTGTCTTACCAGTCTCCCTGCCTGCTCGGATCCCCCCAGGCCCTCACCATCCCCTGAGTCTCCCCCAAATCCCCATTCATAATCCTGAGTCAAACTCTGCCATGGCGTCTAGCGGCAGTTACAATGCCTGGCCAGTAGAGGCTGCTCTAGGCAGATCCTCCTCAATGACAGTGGAACCCAGTTGTATTGGCTATTTGACCATTAAAGAGCTGCAGAATACCTACAGCAACAAGTCTATTTGA
- the il2rb gene encoding interleukin-2 receptor subunit beta isoform X3, translated as MCVEQLGSRSRRGLPAPRNSSCDLKPLDRPVQGHSLRGCSIVFEGHYFSSAEHLPSIKVECDGSEAAKLIRYKPIHHIKMHPPGSPVIVNGTNVTWSAGSPLSMKIHEYEFQVKVKREDQLWGEAQSLTRLKHEQWIELDVEESGIHHIRLRVKPTQPPSSHWSEWSTTASWTSEDEVSPTFGTFDAMPRTKTLHLLYVESLDLTLWLVLSGAFFTLIVVMLLVFYKTHTNNRKHQYVPDPAKYFQPLNSVHGGNFQKWLSPLFAPESFITAQPCEDISPAEVSGTEVWDVTDSTSSTTAAFLLHSDPNTPSDGWNSSGQSSCFSNIGYFYTKYPSSLFIESCPVYFTYQGDHSSLSTTSSSYERLERLGRLQSQPLSPDSGFGMESVEGEDQVEEEGKKDKERNVVPVAPLVLPVSLPARIPPGPHHPLSLPQIPIHNPESNSAMASSGSYNAWPVEAALGRSSSMTVEPSCIGYLTIKELQNTYSNKSI; from the exons atGTGTGTGGAACAGCTCGGCAGTAGATCCAGACGTGGCCTGCCAGCTCCTCG CAATAGTAGTTGCGATCTCAAACCCTTGGATAGGCCGGTGCAAGGTCATTCTCTCAGAGGCTGCAGTATTGTCTTTGAGGGCCAT TATTTCAGTTCAGCCGAGCACCTCCCCAGCATTAAGGTGGAGTGTGACGGGTCTGAGGCGGCAAAGCTCATAAGATACAAACCTATCCACCACA TTAAGATGCATCCTCCTGGTAGTCCGGTCATCGTCAATGGGACGAATGTCACCTGGAGTGCTGGTAGTCCGCTATCTATGAAGATCCATGAATATGAGTTCCAGGTCAAGGTGAAGAGGGAAGACCAGCTATGGGGG gaggccCAGAGTTTGACCAGACTAAAGCATGAACAGTGGATAGagctggatgtggaggagagTGGGATTCATCACATCAGGTTGAGAGTCAAGCCGACCCAACCCCCCTCTAGCCACTGGAGTGAGTGGAGCACCACTGCCTCCTGGACATCAGAGGACGAGGTCTCGCCAACCTTTGGTACATTTGATGCCATGCCACGAACTAAAACCTTACATCTACTATATG TGGAGTCCCTGGACCTAACTTTGTGGCTGGTGTTGAGTGGTGCGTTTTTCACGCTCATCGTTGTCATGTTGCTGGTCTTCTACAAAACTCATACAAACAATAG GAAACACCAGTATGTGCCTGATCCCGCCAAGTACTTCCAGCCACTTAACTCTGTCCACGGTGGAAACTTTCAG AAATGGCTGAGCCCCTTGTTTGCTCCAGAGTCCTTCATCACTGCCCAGCCCTGCGAGGACATCTCCCCTGCGGAGGTTTCTGGAACAGAAGTCTGGGACGTCACCGATTCCACCAGCTCCACCACTGCGGCCTTTCTCCTACACTCTGACCCCAACACTCCCTCTGATGGCTGGAACAGCAGCGGCCAGTCCTCCTGCTTCTCCAACATCGGCTACTTCTACACCAAATACCCCAGCAGCCTCTTCATCGAGTCTTGCCCCGTCTACTTCACCTACCAGGGGGACCACAGCTCTCTCTCCACCACATCCTCCTCCTATGAGCGCCTGGAGCGTCTCGGTCGGCTGCAGAGCCAGCCCCTGAGCCCAGACTCTGGTTTCGGCATGGAGAGCGTAGAGGGGGAGGACCAGGTGgaagaggaaggaaagaaggataaggagaggaatgTGGTTCCAGTTGCCCCTCTTGTCTTACCAGTCTCCCTGCCTGCTCGGATCCCCCCAGGCCCTCACCATCCCCTGAGTCTCCCCCAAATCCCCATTCATAATCCTGAGTCAAACTCTGCCATGGCGTCTAGCGGCAGTTACAATGCCTGGCCAGTAGAGGCTGCTCTAGGCAGATCCTCCTCAATGACAGTGGAACCCAGTTGTATTGGCTATTTGACCATTAAAGAGCTGCAGAATACCTACAGCAACAAGTCTATTTGA